The following are encoded together in the Lagopus muta isolate bLagMut1 chromosome 7, bLagMut1 primary, whole genome shotgun sequence genome:
- the BMI1 gene encoding polycomb complex protein BMI-1: protein MELSAYAQGGCRLLGDPRRLSRRAYSALLRAAFRGVLQPHGGVADPELSDVDPAVLKQCHAAAAACILEAGRQRADRAALSACLEECKLDRERIEQFCTEYQKNREALEELLGSIGRAPPHVTDVSWRLAYRIQTHELHRAYQPTYLLTLSTENSDVGSQPDLSFSCTMEQLQDLVGKLKDAAKSLERATQLTIFPSRTDWTQLPTPEGAVSARAAVEPCLHPGHRTPTAAPCSSWADPGARRRLSPSLAPGDAPHPHLPPGGARAPRDGSGRSAPPGRRGGAPTEGSDSAPAQPRSALRGSAASPPPPRGPARHCPTRGRGRATQQRLQFISRWPLGSHSFSAERLLTFIVFFGRPDRRPPAPFSGAASPRAKMHRTTRIKITELNPHLMCVLCGGYFIDATTIIECLHSFCKTCIVRYLETSKYCPICDVQVHKTRPLLNIRSDKTLQDIVYKLVPGLFKNEMKRRRDFYAAHPSADAANGSNEDRGEVADEDKRIITDDEIISLSIEFFDQNRLERKGNKEKEKSKEEVNDKRYLRCPAAMTVMHLRKFLRSKMDIPNTFQIDVMYEEEPLKDYYTLMDIAYIYTWRRNGPLPLKYRVRPTCKRMKIGHQREGLSNSGELESDSGSDKASSPAGGLPSTSSCLPSPSTPVQSPHPQFPHISSTMNGTSSSPGSNHQSSFTNRARKSSINGSSATSSG, encoded by the exons ATGGAGCTGTCGGCGTACGCTCAGGGCGGCTGCCGGCTGCTGGGCGACCCCCGGCGCCTGTCCCGCCGCGCCTACTCCGCGCTGCTCCGCGCCGCCTTCCGAGGCGTGCTGCAGCCCCACGGCGGCGTGG CCGACCCCGAGCTGAGCGACGTTGACCCCGCGGTGCTGAAGCAGTGCcacgccgccgccgccgcctgcATCCTGGAGGCGGGCAGGCAGAGAGCCGACCGAGCGGCCCTCAG CGCGTGCCTGGAGGAGTGCAAGCTGGACAGGGAGCGGATCGAGCAGTTCTGCACCGAGTACCAG aaaaacCGGGAGGcactggaggagctgctggggag CATAGGCCGGGCCCCCCCACATGTGACAGATGTGTCCTGGCGCCTAGCATACCGCATCCAG ACCCACGAGCTTCACCGAGCCTACCAGCCCACCTACCTGCTGACCCTCAGCACTGAG AACAGTGATGTGGGATCACAGCCAGACCTCAGCTTCAGCTGCAccatggagcagctgcag GATTTGGTCGGGAAGCTGAAGGACGCTGCCAAGAGCCTGGAGAGAGCAACACAGCTG ACGATTTTCCCTTCTCGTACCGACTGGACGCAGCTCCCCACACCCGAGGGCGCCGTGTCGGCGCGGGCCGCGGTTGAGCCCTGCCTCCACCCGGGGCACCGCACGCCGACGGCCGCTCCGTGTTCCTCTTGGGCCGATCCCGGAGCCCGACGGCGGCTTTCCCCCTCCCTCGCGCCCGGCGATGCCCCCCACCCGCACCTGCCGCCGGGGGGAGCGCGGGCGCCGCGGGACGGGTCGGGTCGGTCCGCCCCCCCGGGGAGGCGCGGAGGGGCCCCGACGGAGGGCAGCGACTCGGCCCCGGCGCAGCCCCGCTCGGCGCTGCGGGGCTCTGCCGCTTCCCCCCCGCCCCCGAGGGGCCCCGCGCGGCACTGCCCCACGCGTGGGCGCGGGAGGGCCACGCAACAA CGTCTGCAGTTCATTTCAAGATGGCCGCTTGGctcacattcattttctgctgaacGACTTTTAactttcattgtctttttcGGCCGCCCCGATCGTCGCCCGCCGGCTCCCTTTTCCGG AGCCGCCTCGCCCCGCGCCAAAATGCACCGGACGACCAGGATCAAAATCACCGAGCTGAACCCGCACCTCATGTGCGTGCTGTGCGGCGGGTACTTCATCGACGCGACGACCATCATCGAGTGCCTGCACTCCT TCTGCAAGACGTGCATCGTGCGGTACTTGGAGACGAGCAAGTACTGCCCGATCTGCGACGTCCAAGTGCACAAAACCCGGCCGCTGCTCAACATCAG GTCAGATAAAACTCTCCAGGATATTGTGTACAAGCTCGTGCCGGGCCTTTTCAAAA atgaaatgaaaagaagaagggATTTCTATGCTGCTCATCCGTCGGCTGATG CTGCCAATGGCTCTAATGAAGACAGGGGAGAAGTGGCTGACGAAGACAAAAGAATTATAACAGACGACGAGATAATAAGCTTATCCATTGAGTTCTTTGACCAGAACAG ACTGGAAcgaaaaggaaataaagagaaagaaaaatcaaaggagGAG GTGAATGACAAGAGATACTTGCGCTGCCCGGCAGCAATGACAGTGATGCATCTACGAAAGTTCCTGCGGAGCAAGATGGACATCCCCAACACTTTCCAG ATCGATGTGATGTACGAGGAGGAGCCCCTGAAGGACTACTACACGCTGATGGACATTGCCTACATCTACACCTGGAGACGG AACGGCCCGCTGCCCCTCAAGTACCGCGTGAGACCCACCTGCAAGCGGATGAAAATTGGCCACCAGCGAGAAGGCCTCAGCAACAGTGGCGAGCTGGAGAGCGACTCTGGCAGCGACAAGGCCAGCAGCCCGGCCGGGGGGCTGccctccacctcctcctgcctgcccagccccagcacgCCGGTCCAGTCCCCCCACCCGCAGTTCCCACACATCTCCAGCACCATGAACggcaccagcagcagccccgGCAGCAACCACCAGTCCTCCTTCACCAACAGAGCACGGAAATCCTCCATAAACGGCTCCTCTGCCACTTCGTCCGGCTGA